A window of Chloroflexota bacterium contains these coding sequences:
- the rnpA gene encoding ribonuclease P protein component, whose amino-acid sequence MPALAMRREQRLTLNGQYIAVYSRGKSWANKLLVMRAIPNELEHSRFGFSVSKRVGKAVVRNRVKRLLRESVRLSSWKPGWDVVFIPRSAAATAEYNEIRKALDELARRARLRD is encoded by the coding sequence GTGCCCGCACTAGCGATGAGAAGGGAACAGCGCCTTACCCTGAATGGTCAATATATTGCAGTCTACAGCCGTGGCAAGTCTTGGGCCAATAAACTACTGGTAATGAGGGCTATTCCTAATGAGTTGGAACATAGCAGGTTTGGGTTTTCCGTCAGCAAGCGAGTGGGCAAAGCAGTAGTACGGAACCGGGTAAAGAGATTGCTGCGAGAGAGTGTGCGATTGAGTTCCTGGAAGCCCGGGTGGGATGTGGTATTCATTCCCCGCAGTGCTGCTGCCACGGCCGAGTACAATGAGATCAGGAAAGCTCTGGATGAGTTAGCCCGTCGAGCAAGGTTGAGGGATTAA
- the rpmH gene encoding 50S ribosomal protein L34 yields MPKRTYQPKKIHRKRVHGFRLRMRTRGGRDVLKSRRFKGRYKLTV; encoded by the coding sequence ATGCCGAAGCGGACTTATCAGCCTAAGAAGATTCACCGGAAGAGAGTGCACGGGTTCAGGCTCCGGATGCGGACTCGTGGTGGGCGCGATGTTTTGAAATCCCGGAGATTCAAAGGGCGCTATAAATTAACAGTTTAG
- the purS gene encoding phosphoribosylformylglycinamidine synthase subunit PurS, protein MYLAKVYITLKPTVNDPQGLTIKGALHDLGFPKVSSVRAGKYMEIMLEEKSLIKAKAQLEEMCHKLLANPVIETYRFDMEQVYS, encoded by the coding sequence ATGTACTTAGCTAAGGTTTACATTACGCTCAAACCCACAGTCAACGATCCGCAGGGGCTTACCATTAAGGGAGCTCTCCACGATCTGGGCTTCCCAAAAGTGAGCAGCGTACGGGCAGGGAAGTATATGGAGATAATGTTAGAGGAAAAGAGTCTGATTAAGGCTAAAGCTCAATTAGAGGAAATGTGCCATAAGCTTCTCGCCAACCCTGTGATCGAGACCTATCGTTTCGATATGGAACAGGTCTATTCCTGA
- a CDS encoding phosphoribosylaminoimidazolesuccinocarboxamide synthase, with amino-acid sequence MAVVLETNLSLPLLHRGKVRDNYELGDRLLIVASDRISAFDVVLPCGIPEKGIVLNLLSAFWFKRTAHLVPNHLIEVIKDISQLNVNNISGYTYPSFLVNRSMIVKRAKRIPVECVVRGYLSGSAWAEYVQHGTIHGSTARSGMKESQQLPQPIFTPTTKADAGHDQPLSMKDLVKLLGEALAEELKEKSLVVYSFADEYARTRNVIIADTKMEFGLVDNQVILIDELLTPDSSRFWDASSYEPGKPQPSFDKQMVRDWLTASGWNREPPAPMLPADLIRKTSERYQEAYLKLTGNTLSGIIKDNVLS; translated from the coding sequence ATGGCTGTTGTGCTTGAGACCAACTTATCCCTTCCTCTCCTTCACCGGGGCAAAGTGCGGGACAACTACGAGCTGGGCGATAGACTCCTGATTGTAGCCAGCGACCGTATTTCTGCCTTCGATGTGGTTCTACCCTGTGGCATACCTGAGAAAGGGATTGTGCTCAATCTCCTCTCGGCTTTCTGGTTCAAGAGGACCGCTCACCTTGTGCCCAATCACTTAATCGAAGTGATCAAGGATATCAGTCAGCTTAACGTCAACAATATCAGTGGATACACTTATCCTTCATTCTTAGTCAATCGTTCCATGATCGTCAAAAGGGCAAAACGAATTCCTGTCGAGTGCGTTGTTAGGGGGTACCTATCGGGCTCAGCCTGGGCAGAATATGTCCAGCATGGTACTATTCATGGCAGTACTGCGCGTTCAGGTATGAAGGAATCACAGCAGCTGCCGCAACCAATATTCACCCCCACCACCAAGGCTGACGCTGGACACGATCAGCCTCTCTCAATGAAAGACTTGGTCAAACTGCTCGGAGAAGCCCTGGCTGAAGAACTTAAAGAAAAAAGCCTGGTTGTCTACAGCTTTGCTGACGAATATGCCAGAACCAGAAACGTAATTATTGCTGATACCAAGATGGAGTTCGGGCTTGTTGACAACCAGGTTATCTTGATTGATGAACTCCTCACACCAGACTCCAGCCGTTTTTGGGATGCCAGCAGCTATGAACCTGGCAAACCTCAGCCAAGCTTTGACAAACAGATGGTTCGAGACTGGTTAACAGCCTCGGGTTGGAACCGGGAACCACCTGCACCGATGCTCCCCGCTGATCTCATCAGGAAGACTTCAGAGAGATACCAGGAAGCCTATCTAAAATTGACAGGCAACACACTATCAGGGATCATTAAAGACAATGTACTTAGCTAA